From the Acinetobacter wanghuae genome, one window contains:
- a CDS encoding crotonase/enoyl-CoA hydratase family protein, translating into MSLVRFDKNNGIATVTLNRPDKRNAMSFALLRELVKIANQIKKDKSIRCVILTGEAQVFSAGIDLADLNNPKNRVFAAWELIRPGQSLFQKAFLIWQELPVPVIAAIEGYCFGAGMQLALAADIRIAHPTTQMSIMESRWGLVPDMGLSRSLKGLIGLDLAKELTLTARIFDATYANNIGLMTHVDEQPLVKAQALAEEMLQRSPDALMASKFVLDAMEHRPNKSLRMEKIWQLKLLLGKNSQLARKKDKNPDVQFLPRQYK; encoded by the coding sequence ATGTCATTGGTACGCTTTGATAAAAATAATGGTATTGCCACGGTTACACTGAATCGTCCGGATAAACGTAATGCGATGAGCTTTGCTTTACTGCGCGAATTGGTCAAAATTGCCAATCAGATTAAAAAAGATAAAAGCATTCGTTGTGTCATTTTGACGGGCGAAGCACAGGTTTTTAGTGCCGGTATTGATTTAGCCGACTTAAACAATCCTAAAAATCGAGTATTTGCCGCTTGGGAGCTGATTCGTCCGGGGCAAAGTCTTTTCCAAAAAGCCTTTTTAATTTGGCAAGAATTGCCTGTTCCTGTCATTGCAGCCATTGAAGGCTACTGTTTTGGTGCCGGCATGCAATTGGCTTTAGCCGCAGATATTCGTATTGCTCATCCCACGACCCAAATGTCGATTATGGAAAGTCGTTGGGGCTTAGTACCAGACATGGGGCTAAGCCGTTCTCTCAAAGGCTTAATTGGTTTAGATTTGGCAAAAGAGCTGACACTGACTGCACGTATTTTTGATGCAACTTATGCGAATAACATTGGATTGATGACCCATGTGGATGAACAGCCTTTGGTCAAAGCACAAGCCTTAGCAGAAGAAATGCTGCAACGTTCACCCGATGCCCTGATGGCATCTAAATTTGTGTTAGACGCGATGGAACATCGTCCAAATAAATCCTTACGTATGGAAAAAATTTGGCAGCTTAAACTGTTACTTGGTAAGAATAGTCAATTGGCACGCAAAAAGGATAAAAATCCTGATGTACAATTTTTACCACGCCAATATAAATAA
- a CDS encoding NAD(P)-dependent oxidoreductase, whose product MQFDQSSKIAFLGMGLMGNRMTTRLLNAGFQVSVWNRTATACESLIQQGATLVNLDRIADYDLILSCLADDHAVEHVFTQIENGIRADQVIVDFSSLSVEKTQELARRTQAKEAIWIDSPVSGGTNGAEDGTLVVFAGGDATTIQALTPIYQVLSQRVTRMGETGTGQATKICNQLIVAANSTLIAEAVALADLAGVDTTLLAPALAGGFADSKPFQILAPRMATHTFKPVQWKVQTLAKDLNNALQLATALKLDIPVAEKALSQLNAHQQLGHAEADLSTVIQQVQK is encoded by the coding sequence ATGCAATTTGATCAGAGTAGCAAAATCGCTTTTTTAGGTATGGGGTTAATGGGCAATCGTATGACCACACGTTTGCTCAATGCCGGTTTTCAAGTCAGCGTATGGAATCGAACTGCAACTGCATGCGAATCCCTCATTCAACAAGGCGCGACGCTCGTTAATCTCGATCGTATTGCTGACTATGACCTGATCTTAAGCTGTTTAGCTGATGACCATGCCGTAGAGCACGTATTTACTCAAATTGAAAATGGTATTCGTGCGGATCAAGTGATTGTCGATTTCTCGAGTCTTTCAGTTGAGAAAACTCAAGAATTAGCCCGTCGTACTCAAGCAAAAGAGGCTATTTGGATTGACTCCCCTGTTTCGGGTGGCACGAATGGCGCTGAAGATGGCACATTGGTTGTATTTGCAGGCGGCGATGCAACGACTATTCAGGCATTGACCCCGATTTATCAGGTGCTTTCACAACGTGTCACCCGCATGGGTGAAACAGGTACAGGTCAAGCCACTAAAATTTGCAATCAACTCATCGTTGCTGCCAACAGTACTTTAATTGCTGAAGCAGTAGCACTGGCAGATTTGGCAGGTGTCGACACCACTTTACTTGCACCTGCATTAGCCGGTGGCTTTGCCGACTCGAAACCATTTCAGATCTTAGCACCACGCATGGCCACTCACACTTTTAAACCGGTGCAATGGAAAGTGCAAACCTTAGCAAAAGATTTAAACAATGCGCTGCAACTGGCAACAGCATTAAAGCTCGATATTCCGGTTGCAGAAAAAGCCTTATCGCAACTGAATGCGCATCAACAGTTAGGTCATGCTGAAGCAGATTTATCGACTGTCATTCAACAGGTTCAAAAGTAA
- a CDS encoding hydroxypyruvate isomerase family protein — protein sequence MHKLAVNLSMIFTEVPLIERFALARSHGFDHVEIQFPYELNIDQIRHELRVHDLSLCLINVPAGDLMQGGNGIAGIPGQEIAFHQTMQQAIEYASALNVPSINILAGKQPLDSDLLPCLETLSSNLKMACSMLADYDIQPVFEMINGKDMPRFLIQNVAQAQEMLEAVNHPALKMQYDCYHMAMMGEDILAALQENIQMIGHIQFADCPGRHEPNTAAINYNDIFTWLAQSNYAGFIAAEYKPSNHSNESFAWKNRYFPQGN from the coding sequence ATGCACAAACTTGCTGTTAATTTGTCGATGATTTTTACCGAAGTGCCGTTGATTGAGCGTTTTGCTTTGGCTCGATCTCATGGCTTTGATCATGTGGAAATTCAATTTCCCTATGAACTCAATATTGATCAAATCCGTCATGAATTACGTGTACATGACTTAAGCTTATGTCTGATTAATGTTCCTGCAGGTGATTTAATGCAAGGCGGCAATGGAATTGCGGGTATTCCCGGGCAAGAAATTGCTTTTCATCAGACCATGCAACAAGCGATAGAATATGCCTCGGCTTTAAATGTACCGAGCATCAATATTCTGGCAGGAAAACAACCGCTCGATAGTGACTTATTGCCTTGTCTTGAAACCTTGTCGAGCAATTTGAAAATGGCATGCTCCATGTTGGCAGACTATGACATTCAGCCCGTGTTCGAGATGATTAATGGCAAGGATATGCCACGCTTTTTAATTCAAAATGTGGCACAAGCCCAAGAAATGCTTGAAGCTGTCAATCATCCTGCCTTAAAAATGCAATATGATTGTTATCACATGGCCATGATGGGCGAAGATATTTTAGCTGCACTGCAAGAAAATATTCAAATGATTGGTCATATTCAATTTGCCGACTGTCCGGGACGCCACGAACCCAACACCGCAGCAATCAATTATAATGATATCTTTACATGGCTTGCACAAAGTAATTATGCAGGCTTTATTGCCGCTGAATACAAGCCTAGCAATCATTCCAACGAATCCTTCGCATGGAAAAATCGTTATTTCCCACAAGGAAACTAA
- the rsfS gene encoding ribosome silencing factor, with amino-acid sequence MNLEPSPSASNSHDQTMNSHAQAVKDCLKVVHSALEDVKAKEIVEIDVTTISNVADAMVIASGTSTRHIKSLANNVAEEARKAGFRPIGIEGERDAEWILIDLGYVVVHCMLPTARKFYDLESLWRNPTDTVA; translated from the coding sequence ATGAATTTAGAACCATCGCCCAGCGCTTCTAATTCTCACGATCAAACTATGAATTCACATGCTCAAGCTGTAAAAGATTGTTTAAAAGTCGTACACAGCGCTCTTGAAGATGTAAAAGCAAAAGAAATTGTTGAAATCGATGTCACTACCATCAGTAATGTTGCTGATGCGATGGTCATTGCAAGCGGTACATCAACTCGTCATATCAAATCATTGGCGAATAACGTTGCTGAAGAAGCACGTAAAGCTGGCTTCCGCCCGATTGGTATTGAAGGTGAACGTGATGCTGAGTGGATCTTAATCGACTTAGGTTATGTGGTTGTTCACTGCATGCTCCCAACTGCGCGTAAATTCTATGACCTAGAAAGCTTATGGCGTAATCCTACAGATACTGTAGCGTAA
- a CDS encoding ammonium transporter, with protein sequence MKINKVFWLLLGLISLPAYAAEQADVIKNIQEIRVSIDSVWVVMGGILVFFMQAGFALVESGSVRSKNTVNVLMKNYMDACLGGLVFWLVGFGLMFGVNHSGWLGMSHFAPDQLASWDWNLLFFQMMFAATATTIASGAMAERIHFVAYVVSAAFVSGLIYPVFGSWAWGSLFEGEGWLKAMGFIDFAGSTVVHSMGGWVALAGIIVLGPRLGRFGRHGQIHALPGHSLPLVALGGFILWLAWFGFNAASTVNADVSIGRIALNTHLAACAAAVTYMLYALVRRKAILIKTTINASLGGLVGITAGCATMNPVYAILTGSIAGLMVSVLPRMLEKCRVDDVVDAVTVHGFCGAWGTIAAGIFFESNMFNSSIVAVQAIGVAAGFAWGFGVAFIVFKVLHLILGGLRVSAQHEQRGLDYTEHAELSYPEFQRDITFDTDEINKRH encoded by the coding sequence ATGAAAATAAATAAAGTATTTTGGCTATTGTTGGGTCTAATAAGTTTGCCTGCATATGCAGCAGAACAAGCCGATGTGATTAAAAATATACAAGAAATTCGTGTTTCAATCGACAGTGTTTGGGTGGTGATGGGCGGCATTTTAGTTTTCTTTATGCAGGCGGGTTTTGCACTGGTTGAAAGTGGCTCTGTGCGCAGTAAGAATACCGTGAATGTTTTAATGAAAAATTATATGGATGCTTGTCTTGGTGGCTTAGTCTTTTGGTTGGTGGGCTTTGGTCTCATGTTTGGGGTGAATCATAGCGGTTGGCTCGGCATGTCGCATTTTGCACCCGATCAATTAGCCAGTTGGGACTGGAATTTACTATTTTTCCAAATGATGTTTGCCGCAACAGCTACTACGATTGCGAGTGGAGCAATGGCTGAGCGAATTCATTTCGTTGCCTATGTGGTGAGTGCTGCTTTCGTGAGTGGTTTGATTTATCCCGTATTTGGCAGTTGGGCATGGGGCAGCTTGTTTGAAGGTGAAGGTTGGCTCAAAGCGATGGGCTTTATCGATTTTGCTGGCTCAACGGTGGTGCACTCTATGGGGGGCTGGGTGGCACTTGCCGGTATTATTGTCTTAGGTCCACGCTTAGGACGTTTCGGTCGTCATGGTCAAATACACGCGTTGCCAGGGCATAGTTTGCCGCTCGTGGCATTAGGTGGCTTTATTTTATGGTTAGCTTGGTTTGGTTTTAACGCCGCATCGACAGTTAATGCTGATGTCAGTATTGGTCGAATTGCACTGAATACTCACTTGGCAGCCTGTGCAGCAGCCGTGACTTATATGTTATATGCCTTAGTGCGCCGTAAAGCGATTCTCATTAAAACAACCATTAACGCATCATTAGGTGGTTTGGTCGGCATTACGGCTGGCTGTGCCACTATGAATCCAGTCTATGCCATTTTAACAGGCTCAATCGCAGGGTTAATGGTCAGTGTCTTACCACGAATGCTTGAGAAATGCCGTGTTGATGATGTGGTCGATGCAGTGACTGTTCATGGTTTTTGCGGTGCATGGGGCACGATCGCAGCCGGTATTTTCTTTGAAAGTAATATGTTTAATAGCTCAATCGTTGCTGTTCAAGCCATCGGTGTCGCAGCAGGTTTTGCTTGGGGCTTTGGTGTGGCATTTATTGTGTTTAAGGTGTTACATCTCATACTCGGTGGCCTACGTGTGAGTGCGCAGCATGAACAACGCGGCTTGGATTATACCGAACATGCGGAATTATCTTATCCTGAATTTCAGCGTGATATTACTTTCGATACCGATGAGATTAACAAGCGCCATTGA
- a CDS encoding NAD(P)(+) transhydrogenase (Re/Si-specific) subunit beta, translating to MDFIREYANWFYLIGAILFILTLRGLSGPKTAIAGNRYGMIAMAIAVLTTFFVADSPVVWMIVGAMVLGAIVGIARARTVPMTQMPETVALMHSLVGLAAVLIAVAAIIHNNKLAELGPDLLAANGVNFHEMSKVHLFELFVGCFVGAITFTASVFAYGKLAAKKWAKTISGAWVKPVQAIIFLAMLGFGIQFFLTGDMTAFWAMTGLALVFGWVWIAPVGGGDMPVVVSLLNSFSGWAAAGIGFTLENNMLIVAGSLVGSSGAILSYIMCKAMNRSIINVLFGGAMGGAAVAAADAGDKAPRNHRSGSADDAGFLMSNADSVVIVPGYGMAQGRAQNAVKELANLLKEQGVTVRFAIHPVAGRMPGHMNVLLAEADVPYEDILEMDEINSDFPATDVVLVIGANDVVNPAAKDDPSSPIYGMPILEAHKARTIMVIKRSMATGYAGLDNDLFYNDKTMMIFGDAKKVVEDMTKAINGSGH from the coding sequence ATGGATTTCATTCGTGAATATGCAAATTGGTTCTACCTGATTGGTGCCATTCTTTTTATTTTAACGCTTCGTGGTTTGTCTGGTCCGAAAACGGCAATTGCGGGTAATCGTTACGGTATGATCGCCATGGCGATTGCTGTCTTAACCACCTTCTTTGTGGCAGACAGCCCTGTAGTTTGGATGATTGTCGGCGCAATGGTACTTGGTGCGATAGTCGGTATTGCGCGTGCACGTACGGTTCCAATGACACAAATGCCTGAAACGGTTGCACTCATGCACTCGCTTGTGGGTTTGGCTGCGGTCTTAATTGCGGTCGCTGCGATCATTCATAACAATAAACTTGCAGAGTTGGGTCCCGATTTACTTGCAGCAAATGGTGTGAATTTCCATGAAATGAGCAAAGTTCATCTGTTTGAATTGTTCGTCGGCTGTTTCGTGGGTGCAATTACCTTTACTGCATCTGTGTTTGCTTACGGTAAATTGGCAGCAAAGAAATGGGCAAAAACGATTTCGGGTGCATGGGTTAAACCTGTACAAGCCATCATTTTCCTTGCAATGCTTGGCTTCGGTATTCAATTCTTCTTAACCGGTGATATGACTGCATTCTGGGCAATGACAGGTCTTGCACTTGTATTTGGTTGGGTCTGGATTGCACCTGTCGGTGGCGGTGATATGCCGGTTGTGGTATCGCTTCTGAACTCATTCTCAGGTTGGGCAGCAGCAGGTATTGGTTTCACATTAGAAAACAACATGTTGATTGTTGCAGGCTCGCTTGTAGGTTCATCGGGTGCAATTTTGTCTTATATTATGTGTAAAGCAATGAACCGCTCGATCATTAATGTGTTGTTTGGTGGTGCAATGGGCGGTGCAGCTGTTGCAGCAGCAGATGCAGGCGATAAAGCACCACGTAACCATCGTTCAGGTTCTGCCGATGATGCAGGCTTCTTGATGTCAAATGCGGATAGCGTGGTGATTGTGCCGGGTTATGGTATGGCGCAAGGTCGTGCACAAAATGCAGTAAAAGAGTTAGCTAACTTACTGAAAGAGCAGGGCGTAACGGTTCGTTTTGCGATTCACCCTGTGGCAGGTCGTATGCCGGGTCATATGAACGTCTTGCTTGCTGAAGCCGATGTCCCTTATGAAGACATTCTAGAGATGGATGAGATTAACTCTGACTTCCCTGCAACAGATGTGGTACTGGTGATTGGTGCGAATGACGTGGTGAACCCTGCGGCAAAAGATGATCCATCATCTCCAATTTATGGTATGCCGATTTTGGAAGCACATAAAGCACGTACCATTATGGTGATCAAGCGTTCAATGGCAACCGGTTATGCGGGTCTAGACAATGACTTGTTCTATAACGACAAGACCATGATGATCTTTGGTGATGCGAAGAAAGTCGTTGAGGATATGACCAAAGCCATTAATGGTTCAGGTCACTAA
- a CDS encoding proton-translocating transhydrogenase family protein — MVETITIFVLAIFVGYYVVWGVTPALHTPLMAVTNALSSIIIVGAMIQTVGLPLVGVEGNVDFQTINVVSVLGAIAVFLASINIFGGFAVTARMLEMFKPKQKKKEG; from the coding sequence ATGGTTGAAACGATTACGATTTTTGTTCTTGCCATCTTCGTAGGTTACTACGTGGTTTGGGGGGTAACGCCTGCTTTGCATACGCCGTTGATGGCAGTGACCAACGCATTATCATCGATCATTATTGTCGGTGCGATGATTCAAACCGTGGGTCTGCCACTTGTTGGTGTTGAAGGCAATGTTGATTTCCAAACCATTAATGTGGTGAGTGTACTGGGTGCCATTGCAGTGTTCTTGGCAAGTATTAATATTTTTGGTGGCTTTGCAGTAACTGCACGTATGCTAGAAATGTTTAAACCGAAGCAAAAGAAAAAAGAGGGTTAA